One part of the Lachnospiraceae bacterium JLR.KK002 genome encodes these proteins:
- a CDS encoding IS66 family transposase, giving the protein MAKDPKDSRIMEYKDTISQLNMTIRSQNELIDSLRQTIASDNEAMAVLNEKVDYLTKKLFGTSSEKSENVEGQLSLFNEAEQEASPAGEQAEEGIVREHARRAKSTHADIFKGVPARDEVIPLSEKQRYCAECGAEMEAIGKEFVRREFRFTPARGEVVNIYRETAKCPVCSTAPAMAEAVRFARAHVPEALIPHSYASASVVAWTMYQKYANSMPLYRQEQDWKQMGVILSRATLANWILYCAGNYFSLLYGYFRRELIKRQFLMADETRVQVLKEPERNAETDSFMWLFRTGEDGLPPIILYRYTQTRAGLNAADFLKGFKGYLETDCYQGYNGLPDVKRCCCWAHLRRYFVEAVPKGKELDYGNPAAQGVQYCNKLFEYERQSHEKGHSHEQRKEYRIQKEMPVPDAFWEWVSQQSPKKGTRFEKAVNYAQNHREQFMTYLEDGRCSFSNNLSENSIRPFTAGRRNWLFSDTPKGADASAMVYTMVEMAKAHNLNIYKYLKYLPEHLPETRMADSELSRLAPWNPEVIGRCSGTM; this is encoded by the coding sequence ATGGCAAAAGACCCGAAGGACTCCAGAATCATGGAGTATAAGGACACGATCAGCCAACTGAATATGACAATCAGAAGCCAGAATGAGCTTATCGATTCCCTGCGCCAGACCATTGCTTCTGATAATGAAGCAATGGCGGTCCTGAATGAAAAGGTCGATTATCTTACGAAAAAACTCTTCGGCACATCCAGTGAAAAGTCTGAAAATGTGGAAGGACAGCTCAGCCTTTTCAATGAGGCTGAACAGGAGGCATCCCCCGCAGGGGAACAGGCGGAAGAAGGCATTGTCAGAGAACATGCCCGCAGGGCAAAGAGCACCCATGCGGATATCTTTAAGGGTGTGCCTGCGAGGGATGAGGTCATCCCCCTTTCCGAAAAACAGAGATACTGTGCGGAATGCGGAGCGGAAATGGAAGCCATCGGGAAGGAGTTTGTCCGTCGGGAATTCCGTTTCACCCCTGCCAGGGGCGAAGTAGTCAATATCTACCGGGAGACGGCAAAGTGTCCGGTATGTTCCACGGCCCCGGCAATGGCGGAAGCCGTAAGGTTCGCCAGGGCTCATGTGCCGGAGGCGCTGATCCCCCACAGCTATGCGTCCGCATCCGTCGTTGCATGGACGATGTACCAGAAATATGCCAATTCCATGCCCCTGTACCGCCAGGAGCAGGACTGGAAACAGATGGGCGTCATCCTGAGCAGGGCGACGCTTGCAAACTGGATCCTGTACTGCGCCGGGAATTATTTTTCTCTGCTGTATGGCTATTTCCGCCGGGAACTTATAAAGAGGCAGTTCCTGATGGCAGATGAGACAAGAGTCCAGGTGCTGAAGGAACCGGAGCGGAATGCGGAGACAGACTCGTTCATGTGGCTGTTCCGGACCGGGGAGGACGGCCTGCCGCCCATCATCCTCTACCGGTATACGCAGACCAGGGCAGGGTTGAATGCGGCAGACTTCTTAAAAGGTTTCAAGGGCTATCTGGAGACGGACTGCTACCAGGGCTACAATGGCCTGCCGGATGTGAAGCGGTGCTGCTGCTGGGCGCACCTGCGCAGGTACTTTGTGGAGGCAGTTCCGAAAGGGAAGGAGCTGGATTACGGCAATCCTGCCGCCCAGGGGGTGCAGTACTGCAACAAGCTGTTCGAGTATGAACGTCAGTCCCATGAGAAAGGACACAGCCACGAGCAGCGGAAAGAATACCGGATCCAGAAAGAGATGCCAGTGCCGGACGCTTTCTGGGAATGGGTCTCACAGCAGTCCCCGAAAAAAGGGACGCGCTTTGAGAAAGCGGTGAACTATGCCCAAAATCACAGAGAGCAGTTCATGACATACCTTGAGGACGGCAGGTGCAGCTTTTCTAACAATCTGAGTGAGAATTCAATCCGTCCGTTCACGGCAGGCCGCCGCAACTGGCTGTTCAGCGATACCCCCAAAGGTGCGGATGCCAGTGCCATGGTTTATACCATGGTTGAGATGGCCAAAGCCCATAACCTGAATATTTATAAATATCTGAAATATCTGCCTGAGCATCTGCCGGAGACCAGGATGGCGGACAGCGAACTATCCAGGCTGGCCCCATGGAATCCGGAGGTTATTGGCAGATGTTCTGGTACAATGTAG
- the tnpB gene encoding IS66 family insertion sequence element accessory protein TnpB (TnpB, as the term is used for proteins encoded by IS66 family insertion elements, is considered an accessory protein, since TnpC, encoded by a neighboring gene, is a DDE family transposase.), which produces MSGDISAADEIYIVCGYTDMRRSIDGLCGIVQEKLHMDPRRSALYLFCGKRCDRIKALLWEGDGFLLLYKRMEAQGRFRWPRDSQEARGISWKQFDWLMSGLEIEQPKAFRPPENERDIPPPKAS; this is translated from the coding sequence ATGTCAGGAGACATTTCAGCTGCGGACGAAATCTATATCGTCTGCGGCTACACGGATATGAGGCGTTCCATCGACGGCCTCTGCGGGATCGTGCAGGAAAAGCTCCACATGGATCCCCGCCGCAGCGCCCTGTACCTTTTCTGCGGGAAACGCTGTGACAGGATCAAGGCCCTTTTATGGGAAGGTGACGGGTTCCTGCTCCTTTATAAGAGGATGGAGGCGCAGGGGCGCTTCCGGTGGCCCAGGGACTCCCAGGAGGCAAGGGGCATTTCCTGGAAGCAGTTCGACTGGCTCATGTCAGGACTGGAGATAGAACAGCCCAAAGCGTTCAGGCCGCCTGAAAATGAGCGGGATATCCCTCCGCCCAAAGCCTCCTGA
- a CDS encoding IS66 family insertion sequence element accessory protein TnpB, whose product MPAKPVKAKEQYRLVMECRSSGLTDHQWCREKGICPGTFYGWVRRLRQKGYQDIPEPVHSQRVSTKQEIVRIEPDIRQGRDVSPPLLETAYPAFPVPAMELSVAGMVLRIPNGTDPALLRETVRLIGGGSCQETFQLRTKSISSAATRI is encoded by the coding sequence ATGCCAGCAAAGCCAGTCAAAGCGAAAGAGCAGTACCGTCTGGTCATGGAATGCCGCTCCAGCGGCCTGACGGACCACCAGTGGTGCAGGGAGAAAGGCATCTGCCCAGGCACATTCTACGGCTGGGTGCGCAGGCTCCGCCAGAAAGGATATCAGGACATACCGGAGCCAGTTCACAGCCAGCGTGTAAGCACAAAACAGGAAATCGTCAGGATAGAGCCTGACATCCGGCAGGGCCGGGATGTCTCCCCGCCCCTTTTGGAGACTGCGTATCCGGCATTCCCGGTTCCGGCCATGGAACTATCCGTAGCCGGTATGGTACTGCGCATCCCCAACGGGACAGATCCGGCGCTGCTGAGAGAAACCGTCCGCCTGATCGGAGGCGGATCATGTCAGGAGACATTTCAGCTGCGGACGAAATCTATATCGTCTGCGGCTACACGGATATGA